In a genomic window of Nyctibius grandis isolate bNycGra1 chromosome 4, bNycGra1.pri, whole genome shotgun sequence:
- the ZNF408 gene encoding zinc finger protein 408, translating into MERPGAGLSSAGSGGLGPEEPHGASCPVLRSLPPGLAVGPSLSRARGTGVWCVGRALPAGALLGSPGGAWEEAVGPGWRRLVQRSPKEAEANVALGWAGGWLQLRVRRAIAAGAELLYWPEEARGAAAEERRPDGSEGIAAPREAGPRGRPAAGAEAAVAVQADGASPGGTAAEPRAGDPNVSKVVADETTVLDVPTEVRRLSTKCSHRLQEEEGTTSKHELWQGKVLRTEDHHLETISTVKANGRCKAELNEGGDPGSAAEKVKMGHEEVCPGDLDLLSPSNGVRLSASLVGKPCRVHALASQLQKCLQDCGGRTAGQEPQQPSPSEGESIETCEKESKASKDSKLASPEHGQKGPLEGPEEQEYTELVEGHSGSPGPPPKALSQKEVIKRTYCCGECGKAFLQLCHLKKHRFVHAGHKPFLCTECGKSYSSEESFKAHVLAHQGVRPFQCTQCDKAYCTKRDLQEHQVLHTGQRPFSCEQCGKAFARRPSLRIHRKIHLAAGTGPAGPKGCQCAVCGRHLANPSSLRNHMRLHTGERPYACPYCGKDFRQQSNLREHLRLHTGEKPYKCCFCGNAFPKLPELRRHLISHTGEAHLCTVCGKALRDPHTLRAHERLHTGERPFRCEQCGKSYTLATKLRRHQKSHLAEKPYKCALCGMGYILPQSLARHFLTHKAEKDPEELTTAVASHATDLPQAARKKPQRKGHQEEVGAEPTLLMVEVPGPTDEAELLITASSHCIATYQSQGSPPDPGVHRRSAGHLPSEKDIIEITISEHEDKCIIVQDEGSLSDVVIIQEGVGFGAVAEVVEVKTGT; encoded by the exons ATGGAGCGCCCCGGCGCCGGCCTGTCCtccgcgggcagcggcgggctGGGTCCCGAGGAACCGCACGGAGCCTCCTGCCCGGTGCTGCGGAGCCTGCCGCCCGGGCTGGCGGTGGGGCCATCGCTGTCCCGGGCGCGGGGCACCGGCGTGTGGTGCGTGGGCCGAGCCCTGCCGGCCGGGGCGCTCCTGGGGTCGCCCGGCGGGGCCTGGGAGGAGGCGGTGGGGCCGGGGTGGAGAAG ACTGGTGCAGCGGAGCCCGAAGGAGGCGGAGGCCAACGTGGCGCTGGGCTGGGCGGGCGGCTGGCTCCAGCTGCGGGTGCGGCGGGCCAtcgcggcgggcgcggagctGCTCTACTGGCCCGAGGAGgcccgcggggccgcggcggagGAGCGGCGGCCGGACGGAAGCGAGGGGATAGCGGCGCCGCGGGAGGCCGGGCCGAGGGGGCGGCCGGCGGCCGGCGCGGAGGCGGCGGTGGCGGTGCAGGCCGACGGGGCCTCTCCCGGCGGGACGGCGGCGGAGCCCCGGGCAG GGGATCCCAATGTCTCCAAGGTGGTAGCTGATGAAACCACAGTCCTTGATGTCCCTACTGAGGTTAGGAGGCTGTCCACCAAGTGTTCCCACAGGCTGCAAGAAGAGGAAGGCACAACTTCCAAACATGAGCTGTGGCAAGGCAAGGTGCTGAGGACTGAGGATCATCACCTCGAGACCATCTCAACTGTTAAGGCCAATGGCAGGTGCAAGGCAGAATTGAATGAGGGTGGGGATCCCGgatctgcagcagaaaaagtgAAGATGGGGCATGAAGAGGTGTGTCCAGGAGACCTGGATCTGTTGTCACCCTCAAACGGGGTTCGACTCAGTGCTTCCTTGGTTGGCAAGCCGTGCAGGGTGCATGCTCTGGCCAGCCAGCTCCAGAAGTGCCTGCAGGACTGTGGTGGCAGGACAGCTGGGCAGGAaccccagcagcccagtcctTCTGAAGGAGAGAGTATAGAGACTTGTGAGAAAGAGAGCAAAGCTTCCAAAGACTCCAAACTGGCATCCCCAGAGCATGGGCAGAAGGGCCCACTGGAGGGGCCTGAGGAGCAGGAGTATACGGAGCTGGTGGAGGGTCATTCTGGCAGCCCAGGGCCCCCACCAAAAGCTTTGTCCCAGAAGGAGGTGATCAAGCGCACGTACTGCTGTGGGGAGTGTGGCAAAGccttcctgcagctctgccacctCAAGAAGCACCGTTTTGTCCATGCTGGCCACAAGCCCTTCCTGTGCACAGAGTGTGGCAAGAGCTATAGTTCAGAGGAGAGCTTCAAGGCCCACGTGTTGGCCCACCAGGGTGTGCGGCCTTTCCAGTGCACCCAGTGCGACAAGGCTTACTGCACCAAGCGAGACTTGCAGGAGCACCAGGTCCTGCACACCGGCCAGCGCCCCTTCTCCTGCGAGCAGTGTGGCAAGGCCTTTGCACGCCGGCCCTCTCTCCGCATTCACAGGAAGATCCACCTGGCCGCTGGGACTGGCCCAGCTGGTCCCAAGGGATGCCAGTGTGCAGTATGCGGACGCCACCTGGCCAACCCCAGCTCCTTGCGCAACCACATGCGCCTGCACACAGGGGAGCGCCCTTACGCCTGTCCCTACTGTGGCAAGGACTTCCGACAGCAGAGCAACCTGCGTGAGCACCTCCGGCTGCACACGGGCGAGAAGCCCTACAAGTGCTGCTTCTGCGGCAACGCCTTCCCCAAGCTGCCAGAGCTGCGGCGACATCTCATCTCCCACACGGGCGAGGCCCACCTGTGCACTGTCTGCGGCAAGGCGCTGCGGGACCCCCACACGCTGCGTGCCCACGAGCGCTTGCACACAGGCGAGCGCCCTTTTCGCTGTGAGCAGTGCGGCAAGTCCTACACCCTGGCCACAAAGCTGCGGCGCCACCAGAAATCCCACCTAGCTGAGAAGCCCTACAAATGTGCGCTCTGTGGCATGGGCTACATCCTTCCCCAGAGCCTTGCGCGCCATTTTCTCACCCACAAGGCAGAAAAGGACCCTGAGGAACTCACCACTGCAGTGGCCTCACATGCCACGGACTTACCCCAGGCAGCAAGGAAAAAGCCTCAGAGGAAGGGCCACCAGGAGGAGGTTGGGGCAGAGCCCACCTTGCTCATGGTGGAGGTGCCAGGGCCAACAGATGAGGCTGAGCTGCTGATCACAGCCAGCAGTCACTGCATTGCTACTTACCAGTCTCAAGGCAGCCCCCCAGATCCTGGGGTACACAGGAGGTCTGCTGGGCATTTGCCATCAGAAAAGGACATCATTGAAATCACAATCTCCGAGCACGAGGACAAATGCATTATAGTGCAGGATGAGGGCTCACTGAGTGACGTGGTCATCATCCAGGAGGGAGTGGGCTTTGGAGCAGTGGCAGAAGTGGTGGAGGTCAAGACGGGGACCTGA